The following is a genomic window from Elaeis guineensis isolate ETL-2024a chromosome 10, EG11, whole genome shotgun sequence.
GCTACTAACGGAGATACCTTCCTTGGTGGCGAAGACTTCGATAGCGCGATGCTGGACTACCTGGTCACTGAATTCAAGAAAACTGAAAACATTGATCTAACCAAAGACCGGTTGGCATTGCAGAGGCTTAGAGAGGCTGCTGAAAAGGCAAAGGTGGAACTTTCATCCACCGCACAAACAGAGATAAATCTTCCATTTATTACTGCTGACGCTTCTGGTGCTAAGCACTTAAACATTACGCTGACCCGATCGAAGTTTGAAACTTTGGTTAGCCATCTGATTGAGAGAACCCGTATCCCATGCAAGAACTGTCTAAAAGATGCAGGAATCACAGCGAAAGAAGTTGATGAAGTCTTATTGGTTGGGGGAATGACAAGGGTTCCAAAAGTCCAGGAAATTGTTGCCGAGATCTTTGGGAAGACTCCGAGCAAGGGGGTGAACCCCGATGAGGCAGTTGCCATGGGGGCTGGCATACAGGGCGGCATCCTGCGGGGTGATGTTAAAGAGCTTCTCTTGCTTGATGTCACCCCCCTCTCCCTTGGTATCGAGACCCTTGGAGGGATCTTTACCAGGCTCATCAACCGGAACACGACCATTCCAACCAAGAAGAGTCAGGTCTTCTCCACTGCTGCTGATAACCAGACACAGGTGGGGATCAAGGTATTGCAGGGTGAGAGGGAGATGGCTGCAGATAACAAGCTTCTTGGGGAATTCGAGCTCACAGGCATTCCTCCTGCGCCGAGAGGCATGCCTCAGATAGAGGTCACCTTTGATATTGATGCTAACGGAATTGTGAAGGTCTCAGCAAAGGATAAGGCAACAAGCAAAGAGCAGGAAATTACCATCAGATCCTCGGGTGGGCTATCAGAGGAAGAGATAGAGAAGATGGTGAAGGAAGCAGAGCTCCATGCACAGAGGGATCAAGagagaaagtctttgatcgaTGTTAGGAACACTGCAGACACTACAATTTACAGTATCGAGAAGAGTCTGGGAGAGTTCAGGGACAAGATACCAGAAGAGGTCGCCAAAGAGATTGAGTCTGCTGTTGCTGATTTGAGAGCTGCAATGGGTGAGGACAATGTGGACAAGATCAAGGAGAAGATTGATGCAGCAAACAAAGCTGTCTCAAAGATTGGGCAGCATATGCAACAGGGTGCAGGTGGAGGATCATCTTCAGGATCGGGTGGAGGTGATCAGGCATCTGAAGCTGAGTACAAAGAAGCAAAGATGTAGGGTTATGCAACAACATTCttcttgatattttataattttgaagTCGAGATTGTTGATTTGCTCCTCTTCCCTGTAGCTGGTTTCATACTTTTATTATTAAACTTAGTTTATCCTGTTTAGGTAATACAGAGGAGACCGATGGGTAACTCTGGAATTTGAGACAGAGACCAGGTTCTGTTGTTTTGTCTTTGTTGGATGCTGAACTTGCATCTCACGagattgtgtgtgtgtgttccaACGTGAGGATTTATTCGAATATCATGTGTCCTATCACAAATATTTAAATTGGCCTTGTGATAGGTGTTCTTTTGCGTTGCGTTGAAGGTAAGGCCGTGGTTAATTGGTCCAGGTTAGCAGTTGGCGAGGGCCAAACATTGCACATCGCCTCTTGGGTGCTCTGCTCGGTTTGTCATGAATCTAGGTAATGCGCACTTG
Proteins encoded in this region:
- the LOC105052861 gene encoding heat shock 70 kDa protein, mitochondrial, with amino-acid sequence MAIGSVLISRLARSKTLASGVSSPLSQASGLLKASHGISPLSQRWAATARAFSSKPAGADVIGIDLGTTNSCVSVMEGKNPKVIENAEGARTTPSVVAFNQKGELLVGTPAKRQAVTNPTNTLFGTKRLIGRRFDDPQTQKEMKMVPYKIVKAPNGDAWVELNGQQYSPSQIGAFVLTKMKETAEAYLGKTVSKAVITVPAYFNDAQRQATKDAGRIAGLDVLRIINEPTAAALSYGMNNKEGLIAVFDLGGGTFDVSILEISNGVFEVKATNGDTFLGGEDFDSAMLDYLVTEFKKTENIDLTKDRLALQRLREAAEKAKVELSSTAQTEINLPFITADASGAKHLNITLTRSKFETLVSHLIERTRIPCKNCLKDAGITAKEVDEVLLVGGMTRVPKVQEIVAEIFGKTPSKGVNPDEAVAMGAGIQGGILRGDVKELLLLDVTPLSLGIETLGGIFTRLINRNTTIPTKKSQVFSTAADNQTQVGIKVLQGEREMAADNKLLGEFELTGIPPAPRGMPQIEVTFDIDANGIVKVSAKDKATSKEQEITIRSSGGLSEEEIEKMVKEAELHAQRDQERKSLIDVRNTADTTIYSIEKSLGEFRDKIPEEVAKEIESAVADLRAAMGEDNVDKIKEKIDAANKAVSKIGQHMQQGAGGGSSSGSGGGDQASEAEYKEAKM